The following coding sequences lie in one Alosa alosa isolate M-15738 ecotype Scorff River chromosome 21, AALO_Geno_1.1, whole genome shotgun sequence genomic window:
- the slc7a11 gene encoding cystine/glutamate transporter isoform X2: MHSPTGSEQEDRTNCPEKSTTHQLPRALSYAELGTCIKKSGGHYIYILETFGPLMAFVRLWADLIAIRPAGLAVISLAFGQYILEPIFTPCGVPEIAIKLATSIGITTVMYINSMSVSLTARIQIFLTGCKLLAMAIIIVPGFYQLFKGETQNFENAFQLENVQLTGLPLAFYSGMYAYAGWFYLNFVTEEVENPERTVPLAICISMAIVTSCYVLTNVAYFAVMSAEELLASEAVAVTFAERLMGKFSVAVPIFVSLSCFGSMNGCLFAFSRMFYVASREGHLPEFLSMIHIRRHTPLPAVIILYPVTLLILWSGDMYSLLNFMSFLRWLFIGVAVLGLIYLRYTRPDMPRPFKVPLFIPAVFSLTCFFMVFLSLYSDPVNTGIGFAISLTGIPAYYIFIVANKPKWVLRLLDSMNRSLQIILEVVPADN; this comes from the exons ATGCACAGCCCGACAGGGAGTGAGCAAGAAGACCGGACGAATTGTCCAGAAAAAAGCACCACCCATCAACTCCCAC GAGCGCTCTCTTATGCAGAGCTGGGCACCTGCATCAAGAAGTCTGGGGGCCACTACATATACATTCTGGAGACGTTCGGCCCTCTCATGGCGTTCGTCCGCCTCTGGGCTGACCTGATTGCAATAAG GCCTGCAGGGTTGGCAGTCATTTCGTTGGCATTTGGTCAGTACATTCTAGAGCCTATCTTCACTCCCTGTGGGGTTCCAGAGATTGCAATCAAACTGGCCACTTCCATCGGCATAA CAACTGTGATGTACATCAATTCTATGAGCGTAAGCTTGACGGCCAGGATACAGATCTTCCTGACAGGCTGTAAGCTCTTAGCAATGGCCATCATCATCGTCCCAGGATTTTATCAGCTCTTCAAAG gaGAGACGCAGAACTTTGAAAACGCCTTTCAGCTGGAGAATGTCCAGTTGACCGGCCTTCCGCTGGCCTTCTACTCAGGGATGTACGCCTATGCTGGCTG GTTTTACTTGAATTTTGTAACTGAGGAGGTGGAAAACCCAGAGAG GACAGTGCCACTAGCCATCTGCATCTCCATGGCGATAGTGACTTCATGTTACGTGCTGACTAACGTGGCGTATTTTGCGGTGATGTCCGCCGAGGAGCTTTTGGCATCGGAAGCGGTTGCCGTG aCCTTTGCGGAGAGGCTGATGGGAAAGTTCTCAGTTGCAGTTCCCATATTTGTTTCCCTGTCCTGCTTCGGATCCATGAACGGATGTCTGTTTGCGTTTTCACG AATGTTCTACGTAGCATCTCGCGAGGGCCATCTGCCAGAGTTCCTGTCCATGATTCATATTCgcagacacacacccctgccTGCGGTCATCATTTTG TATCCCGTGACGCTGCTGATCCTGTGGTCAGGTGACATGTACAGCCTGCTGAACTTCATGAGCTTCCTGCGCTGGCTCTTCATCGGCGTGGCCGTGCTCGGGCTCATCTACCTGCGCTACACGCGACCGGACATGCCACGGCCATTCAAG gtGCCACTGTTCATCCCTGCAGTTTTCTCCTTGACCTGTTTCTTCATGGTGTTCCTGTCTCTGTACTCCGACCCTGTGAACACAGGCATAGGCTTTGCCATCTCTCTCACAGGAATCCCTGCATACTACATCTTCATTGTCGCCAACAAACCAAAATGGGTGCTCAGGCTCTTAG ATTCTATGAACAGATCACTACAGATCATCCTTGAAGTGGTACCAGCAGATAACTAA